In the genome of Candidatus Woesearchaeota archaeon, the window GAATTTAATTTATTTCAAAATTTAATTAAAAATGATGGAATTATTACTGCCACATCTGAATTAGAAAAAATAGCTAATCAAGCAGAATTAACAGGCAAACTTAAGTTTGGTGCTGATTTTGAAAAAAAAGAGCCAACCATCAAACTAACACCTTATGGGAGATTTTTATATGGATCCCAAATAAATTCAATACTCTTGGCAAATAAACAATATCTTTTTTACGGAATTTATTCCATTGCAGAGTTTGCAGGTGCAACGATTTATCAATTTAAAACAGATTAATTCTTTTTTACATTAAGCTTAATTCTAATTAGTTTATTAAGAATAAAATAACAAACTATAAAAAGAAGTTTATAAACTATCTATTTATGACGGCAATATATCCATTTCTTTTAATCTTTTGCGTGGCTAGCCTTCTCGGATGGATTTTAGAAGTTTTATATGCTTTAGTTACTAAAAAGAAATTAATTAATAGAGGTTTCTTGTTTGGACCTTACCTACCGATTTACGGGTTTGGAATAGTTTTGCTTTATATTCTTTTTTCATTAAATATTAATATTTTTTTAAAAATTTTATTTGGTGGATTTTTAGTTACTTTAATAGAATTATTTACTGGCTTATTTTTCATTAATTTTTATAATTTAAGATTATGGGATTATTCAAACGAATTTTTAAACTTTAAAGGAATAATTTGTTTAAAATACAGTATTTATTGGATTTTATTGATTAGTTTACTTTATCGATTTTTATTAAGACCTCTTAATTTACTTATAAATTTTAGTTCTAATTCTTGGAGTATATTTATTTTATTAGAACTTTTTTATGTTACTATAA includes:
- a CDS encoding putative ABC transporter permease; protein product: MTAIYPFLLIFCVASLLGWILEVLYALVTKKKLINRGFLFGPYLPIYGFGIVLLYILFSLNINIFLKILFGGFLVTLIELFTGLFFINFYNLRLWDYSNEFLNFKGIICLKYSIYWILLISLLYRFLLRPLNLLINFSSNSWSIFILLELFYVTITIDFFNSLGIAQRIKKQVNLFNQKNLIQLKLNYEIFRQNSLNYIKRLKQVNFFEKRLFLISHFKNKDFRKMFNAFLEKNKAALIKHKKRIKL